A region from the Desmospora profundinema genome encodes:
- a CDS encoding sulfite exporter TauE/SafE family protein → MLLEWIILILIGLVAGTVGSLVGLGGGIITVPALLLVASLFPGYSHITPPVAVGTSLVLVIITALASTISYTKKKRIDYSSAWSFFLASGPGAIVGAYLISYFQPRPFYIAFGLVMILVATVMQFREHLKPKSVKWDVKREFTDPKGNSYRYGYHRPTAWIGSFVIGALSGLFGIGGGSLLVPMMVLLFQFPAHVATATSMFVIFLSSILGSATHLIQGNIDWMAVLLIAPGAWFGGQLGAWISERMSSHALLIGLRIAILVVAVRMILEGVG, encoded by the coding sequence ATGTTGTTGGAATGGATCATACTGATCCTGATCGGGTTGGTTGCCGGAACCGTCGGCAGCTTGGTCGGGTTGGGGGGCGGGATCATCACCGTACCCGCGTTGCTGTTGGTGGCGTCCCTATTTCCGGGTTACAGCCATATCACGCCTCCGGTCGCCGTCGGGACATCGTTGGTATTGGTAATTATCACGGCGCTGGCATCCACGATTTCGTATACGAAAAAAAAGCGGATCGACTATTCCAGTGCGTGGTCGTTCTTTCTGGCCAGTGGTCCGGGAGCCATCGTGGGCGCTTATTTAATCAGTTATTTTCAACCCCGGCCATTCTATATTGCTTTCGGGCTTGTTATGATCTTGGTTGCGACTGTGATGCAGTTTCGGGAACACCTGAAACCGAAGTCCGTAAAGTGGGATGTGAAGCGGGAATTTACCGATCCAAAGGGGAATAGTTACCGATACGGATACCATCGTCCCACGGCTTGGATCGGCTCCTTCGTAATCGGAGCTTTATCGGGTTTGTTCGGGATCGGGGGCGGTTCGCTGCTGGTGCCGATGATGGTGCTCCTGTTTCAGTTTCCGGCCCATGTGGCCACCGCCACGTCCATGTTCGTCATCTTTCTGTCATCCATTCTTGGCTCCGCCACCCATTTGATTCAAGGAAACATCGATTGGATGGCGGTTTTATTGATTGCCCCCGGCGCATGGTTTGGCGGGCAGCTGGGTGCATGGATCTCCGAGCGGATGAGCAGTCATGCACTCTTAATTGGTCTTCGGATCGCCATCTTGGTAGTAGCCGTTCGCATGATTCTGGAAGGAGTCGGATAA
- a CDS encoding YunC family protein: MVQLQPMKVEGHTVLGIEVKLPKTNLLVITTDKGYIMCGALDVGLLNEKLADRQIVAGRAVGVRTLSDLLEAPLEMVTLEGEAMGIKAGMRGRDALLKML, from the coding sequence TTGGTTCAACTACAGCCGATGAAGGTGGAGGGTCACACCGTATTGGGGATCGAGGTAAAGCTCCCGAAGACCAATCTGTTGGTGATCACCACCGACAAGGGATACATCATGTGTGGAGCTTTAGATGTGGGCCTACTTAATGAGAAATTGGCCGATCGCCAAATCGTGGCCGGCCGGGCCGTCGGGGTTCGGACATTGTCCGATCTGTTGGAGGCCCCGCTGGAGATGGTGACCCTGGAAGGGGAAGCGATGGGCATCAAAGCCGGCATGCGCGGACGGGATGCCTTGTTGAAGATGTTGTGA
- a CDS encoding RluA family pseudouridine synthase, with translation MTYTVPPEWDRRTVSEVLKGPLLLSNRMINRLTRSRGIRLNGSMPWLNRVLKTGDRLQVAVRPREKADLRAEPVPFGVVYEDADWMVVDKPPGVKVHPTRPDEGGTLVHGLLHHWKTTHGMEGKARPVHRLDRHTSGLLLVAKYSYAHQLMDRELREKRIRRIYWAICRGSMARHQAEGTIDAPIAPEPGHPLRRRVDSGGEHAVTHYRVLDQSEEATLLQLELVTGRTHQIRVHLAHLGHPLIGDKLYGGPTRHLRRQALHARELHFHHPLTGETMKFTSPLPDDIAALMKKRGLQP, from the coding sequence ATGACATACACCGTCCCCCCGGAATGGGACCGGCGGACCGTGTCCGAAGTGTTAAAAGGCCCCCTTCTCCTCTCCAACCGGATGATCAACCGGTTGACCCGGTCCCGCGGCATTCGCCTGAATGGAAGTATGCCGTGGCTCAATCGTGTGTTAAAAACCGGAGATCGGCTGCAGGTGGCCGTGCGCCCCCGGGAGAAGGCCGACCTGAGAGCGGAGCCGGTTCCTTTCGGCGTGGTGTATGAAGACGCCGATTGGATGGTTGTAGACAAACCCCCGGGAGTAAAGGTTCACCCCACCCGGCCCGATGAAGGGGGAACACTGGTCCACGGCCTCCTGCATCATTGGAAAACGACCCATGGCATGGAAGGAAAAGCCCGTCCCGTACATCGGCTGGACCGACATACGTCGGGACTGTTACTGGTGGCCAAATATTCATACGCTCACCAACTGATGGATCGGGAATTGCGGGAAAAACGAATCCGGCGGATCTACTGGGCCATATGCCGCGGTTCGATGGCACGCCATCAAGCGGAAGGCACCATCGACGCCCCCATCGCCCCGGAACCCGGTCACCCACTGCGACGACGGGTGGACTCCGGCGGAGAGCATGCCGTCACCCACTACCGGGTGCTGGATCAGTCGGAGGAAGCGACCCTGCTTCAGTTGGAGCTTGTCACCGGAAGGACGCATCAGATTCGCGTCCATTTAGCCCACCTAGGCCACCCCTTGATCGGGGACAAACTGTACGGAGGACCCACCCGTCACCTGCGGCGCCAGGCGCTGCACGCCCGGGAGCTCCATTTCCATCACCCGCTTACCGGTGAAACGATGAAATTCACTTCGCCGCTGCCGGACGACATCGCGGCTCTGATGAAGAAACGGGGACTTCAGCCATAG
- a CDS encoding PqqD family protein — protein MSKIVPSLSFGVTLTEEAVYDEYLDASVPVNETAHVILTEVDGEKGIGEIVDNLAKKFHVEEEVLSHDIGNLFKNLNQNYLLNWRYQTGNRVKDIVFQFLSQYKPGYHERFEMNETGFLSIFLKMLGVVIRKIVLFWSVFMVLAILSFLYTQSDFILQFAYYFTVVYFGLITGFALHETMHAYVHRRMEPQRSGFLAADWMSIRFVRPVIMPYPKKMIWVTLLGPLVPGMTGVLGLLLIPVVNTGNMVTYTLLSFFATYSLHLLYLLPFTGDGKSIMSQLAYVRLNKKAAAKQLHK, from the coding sequence ATGAGTAAAATCGTTCCCTCTCTATCTTTCGGCGTCACTCTGACGGAGGAGGCGGTTTACGATGAGTACTTGGATGCATCCGTCCCGGTCAATGAAACCGCCCACGTCATCCTCACGGAAGTAGATGGAGAAAAAGGGATTGGGGAGATCGTGGACAACCTGGCTAAAAAATTTCATGTAGAAGAAGAGGTTCTGTCTCATGATATCGGCAATCTGTTTAAAAACCTCAACCAGAATTACTTGCTGAATTGGAGATACCAGACTGGAAACCGTGTAAAAGATATCGTGTTCCAATTTTTATCCCAATATAAGCCAGGCTATCACGAACGATTTGAAATGAATGAAACCGGCTTTCTCTCCATCTTCCTCAAAATGTTGGGGGTCGTCATCCGAAAAATCGTTTTGTTTTGGTCGGTGTTCATGGTTTTGGCGATCCTATCATTCCTCTACACTCAATCCGATTTCATCCTGCAATTTGCGTACTACTTCACCGTCGTCTATTTTGGTCTCATTACCGGATTTGCCCTGCATGAAACCATGCACGCCTACGTACATAGAAGAATGGAGCCGCAACGATCAGGCTTTCTCGCTGCCGATTGGATGTCCATCCGGTTTGTCCGGCCGGTGATCATGCCTTACCCCAAAAAGATGATCTGGGTTACCTTACTGGGGCCGTTGGTCCCGGGAATGACGGGAGTCCTCGGCCTCCTGTTGATCCCCGTCGTAAACACCGGCAACATGGTTACCTACACCCTCCTGTCATTTTTCGCCACTTACTCCCTTCACCTCTTGTATTTGCTTCCTTTTACAGGAGACGGAAAATCGATCATGAGCCAATTGGCGTATGTGCGGTTAAACAAAAAGGCGGCGGCCAAGCAACTGCACAAGTAA
- a CDS encoding GNAT family N-acetyltransferase: MNRVIVRRLGMDDVEAQWRLRLENRDFLRPYDPAREEDFFSRRRQEQLIRDSLRDWRQGRSYGFGVFLPENGRLIGRVNLSNVVRGAWHNATIGYFLDQRYTGKGLMRDAVRQVLDFAFTEAGLHRVEAGAMPSNRSSIRLLQAIGFRRIGLSPRHLKVNGRWEDHELYALTVEDWEGKREWVEDKKEWSQLG, from the coding sequence ATGAATCGGGTGATCGTCCGTCGGCTGGGAATGGATGATGTGGAAGCTCAGTGGAGGCTTCGCTTGGAAAACCGCGACTTTTTACGACCGTATGATCCCGCTCGGGAAGAGGATTTTTTCAGCCGACGGAGGCAGGAGCAGTTGATTCGGGATTCCTTGCGTGATTGGAGGCAGGGCCGCTCCTACGGGTTCGGCGTGTTCCTCCCGGAAAACGGCCGCTTGATCGGTCGCGTCAACCTGTCCAATGTGGTGCGGGGAGCCTGGCACAACGCCACCATCGGTTATTTTCTCGACCAACGTTATACCGGGAAAGGTCTGATGCGCGACGCGGTGCGGCAGGTGCTGGATTTTGCTTTCACCGAGGCGGGCCTGCATCGTGTCGAAGCAGGTGCCATGCCTTCCAACCGTTCCTCCATCCGCCTCTTGCAGGCAATCGGGTTCCGCCGGATCGGCCTTTCTCCCCGTCATCTCAAGGTTAATGGCAGGTGGGAAGACCATGAACTCTATGCGCTGACGGTGGAGGATTGGGAAGGGAAACGGGAATGGGTCGAGGACAAAAAAGAGTGGTCTCAATTGGGATGA
- a CDS encoding undecaprenyl-diphosphate phosphatase yields the protein MGAWVEAILLGLVQGLTEFLPISSSAHLVIAETFLGVEEPGLTFELLLHFGSLLAVFVFYWRDIIQIIRAFFTYPFTRRPEDRTEFKFGVFLLISTFITGVLYVLFGDVLAIYAKSLTVIAVMLFLTGVFLWFIDGAEGRKKEGDLKTSDSLIIGAAQGLALLPGISRSGATVVAALMCGLDKKTALRYSFILAVPIIGGGAILEGMELLQTGGAYFDPGPYITAIVVSFLSALLGIKWFMNLMERVRLRPFALYCWAVSGGLLLYTFFG from the coding sequence ATGGGAGCATGGGTGGAAGCCATTTTGTTGGGTTTGGTGCAAGGGTTGACCGAGTTTTTGCCGATCAGCAGCTCGGCACACCTTGTGATTGCCGAAACGTTTTTAGGTGTGGAGGAACCAGGTCTTACGTTTGAACTGCTGCTTCATTTCGGTTCGCTGCTGGCCGTGTTCGTTTTTTATTGGAGAGACATCATTCAGATTATCCGCGCATTTTTTACTTATCCGTTTACCCGCCGCCCGGAAGATCGGACGGAGTTTAAGTTTGGTGTGTTTCTGTTAATCAGTACGTTTATTACCGGTGTGTTATATGTTCTGTTCGGAGATGTTTTGGCCATATACGCCAAATCCCTCACGGTGATCGCCGTCATGTTGTTTTTGACCGGGGTGTTCCTGTGGTTCATCGACGGAGCGGAAGGGCGAAAAAAAGAGGGAGACTTGAAAACGTCGGATTCCCTCATTATCGGTGCCGCTCAAGGGTTGGCCCTGTTACCGGGGATTTCCCGCTCCGGTGCGACGGTGGTGGCTGCCCTGATGTGCGGTTTGGACAAGAAGACAGCCTTGCGTTACTCCTTTATCCTGGCGGTGCCGATTATCGGTGGCGGCGCCATTCTGGAAGGGATGGAACTGCTTCAAACCGGTGGCGCCTACTTCGATCCGGGTCCGTATATCACTGCGATTGTGGTCTCTTTCCTGTCCGCCCTGCTGGGGATCAAGTGGTTTATGAACCTGATGGAGCGGGTCCGTCTACGCCCCTTTGCCCTCTACTGCTGGGCCGTTTCCGGGGGCTTGCTCCTGTACACCTTCTTCGGATAA
- a CDS encoding helix-turn-helix domain-containing protein has translation MDTVGTHDIGSAIRKVRKERNLRLEDLADENISVATISNIERGVSHVKFDKVRYLLKKLSLEIKNLPGILLDDQQELKEIEFQLNRAEYVWRLGKYDEAIKLVADLQLSDNHPLAPLGYFVKGKSLLLLRKFVKAERALYTAINLCNQKGYDKRDNIEAASFLEIGMCCFQQNDIQKALEFTESGLDAFIEGGQREYIKQSLIINQLIFLERLGRIGEGLNRVQEVWDIVEEIKDLNILLTMYWIRAEFLRRSNMNDSAIAFAEQGLELAIRNKSYDRVFELWSMLGMIYTVKGQWDKAEACFYSALDAEHLVTNPRVRTRTYVWLGKLFMHQERWDEAKETIQNAIQNATEADDAPRLIQAHIAMGDCLRRIEGIRSATEQYKKAYVFTKKHGLRKKEYKILFRLAQCGEKLDEKEFVNHIRFDEVE, from the coding sequence GTGGATACAGTGGGAACTCATGACATTGGATCAGCCATTCGTAAGGTAAGAAAAGAGCGAAATTTAAGACTAGAGGATCTGGCAGATGAGAACATCTCTGTAGCAACCATCAGCAATATCGAACGGGGTGTTTCCCATGTCAAATTTGACAAAGTCCGTTATCTGTTAAAAAAATTGAGCCTCGAAATCAAAAACCTTCCGGGAATCCTGTTGGATGATCAACAAGAGTTAAAAGAGATCGAGTTCCAGCTAAACCGTGCGGAATATGTCTGGCGATTGGGAAAGTATGACGAGGCCATCAAACTGGTGGCTGATTTGCAATTATCCGACAATCACCCCTTGGCGCCCTTAGGTTATTTCGTAAAGGGAAAATCATTGCTTCTGCTCCGGAAATTTGTTAAAGCAGAAAGAGCGCTGTATACCGCCATCAATCTCTGTAATCAAAAAGGGTACGATAAACGCGACAACATTGAAGCCGCCAGCTTTCTGGAGATTGGGATGTGTTGTTTTCAACAAAACGACATCCAAAAGGCGTTGGAGTTTACGGAGAGCGGATTGGATGCTTTTATTGAAGGTGGACAAAGGGAGTACATCAAACAATCGTTGATCATCAATCAGCTAATTTTTTTGGAAAGGTTGGGTCGAATCGGCGAGGGATTAAATCGTGTCCAAGAAGTTTGGGACATCGTGGAGGAAATCAAAGACCTTAATATTCTCCTGACTATGTACTGGATACGTGCGGAATTTTTACGTCGGTCCAACATGAATGACTCAGCGATTGCGTTTGCGGAACAGGGGTTAGAGTTGGCCATTCGTAATAAAAGCTATGATCGGGTGTTTGAGCTTTGGTCCATGCTGGGGATGATCTATACGGTAAAAGGGCAGTGGGATAAAGCGGAAGCCTGTTTTTATTCTGCGCTGGATGCGGAACATCTGGTTACCAACCCAAGGGTAAGAACAAGAACGTACGTGTGGTTGGGAAAACTGTTCATGCATCAAGAAAGATGGGATGAAGCAAAAGAAACCATTCAAAACGCCATTCAGAACGCGACAGAAGCAGACGATGCACCGAGATTGATTCAAGCTCACATAGCAATGGGAGATTGCTTAAGGAGAATAGAGGGTATACGGTCAGCAACTGAACAATACAAAAAGGCTTATGTTTTTACCAAAAAGCACGGTCTTAGAAAAAAAGAATATAAAATTTTGTTCCGCCTTGCTCAATGTGGAGAAAAACTAGATGAGAAGGAATTTGTTAATCATATACGATTCGATGAAGTAGAATAA
- a CDS encoding bifunctional metallophosphatase/5'-nucleotidase — translation MSRTTRLHIIHTNDIHSHFEAMPRIHRLVTQLRRKCRDRGEACWLLDIGDHMDRFSVETEGTGGLANRHVLEAAAYDFMTLGNNELLTFSKEELNRLFGDAPFQVLAANVADIAESQPDWIQPWAVREWDGFRVAFTGVTISFAEFYRLLGWEVEDPIRVLAKQVPRLRREADAVVVLSHLGLGNDRSLAQAVPGIDVIMGAHTHHLLEKPERVGDTWIAAAGKFGGHVGHLTLEWVPASRRLAVSGRVFPVSDVPPDPTVSQRIEEDRIKAERALSHPIIHLDHDLVIDWYTESPLGNLLADGLLDWVEAECALVNAGQLLGSLEAGPVTRGRIHQICPHPINPCGMDLPGAIIQKTLEESLLQGVQQKEIRGFGFRGRRLGMMNVAGIEVVHDPDASSTPRIREIRIAGEPLQPDRLYRVATIDMFTFGIGYEEIQKGTGLRFYLPELLRDVIAHHLTVPGAPARAQKPRWHQV, via the coding sequence GTGAGTCGAACGACCCGCCTTCATATCATACATACCAACGATATCCACAGTCACTTTGAGGCGATGCCCCGGATTCACCGGTTGGTGACCCAACTGCGGCGGAAATGCCGGGATCGAGGAGAGGCCTGTTGGCTTCTGGATATCGGTGATCATATGGATCGGTTTTCAGTGGAAACGGAAGGAACCGGCGGGTTGGCCAACCGACACGTGTTGGAGGCAGCCGCGTATGATTTCATGACGTTGGGAAATAACGAATTGCTTACCTTTTCCAAGGAGGAGCTGAACCGGCTGTTTGGGGATGCCCCATTTCAAGTCTTGGCCGCCAATGTTGCCGATATTGCTGAAAGTCAGCCCGATTGGATCCAACCATGGGCGGTTCGGGAGTGGGACGGTTTTCGCGTCGCCTTTACAGGGGTTACGATCTCTTTTGCTGAATTCTACCGGCTGTTGGGATGGGAGGTGGAAGATCCGATCCGTGTATTGGCGAAGCAGGTGCCCCGCTTGCGCCGGGAAGCAGATGCGGTCGTGGTGCTTTCCCATCTGGGATTGGGAAACGATCGAAGCTTGGCCCAGGCGGTGCCGGGAATCGATGTGATCATGGGGGCTCACACCCATCACCTGTTGGAGAAACCGGAACGGGTGGGAGACACCTGGATCGCTGCAGCCGGAAAGTTTGGAGGGCATGTGGGGCATCTCACATTGGAATGGGTACCGGCATCCCGTCGGTTGGCAGTATCGGGCCGGGTTTTTCCGGTGTCGGACGTCCCGCCTGATCCAACCGTTTCCCAGCGGATCGAAGAAGACCGGATAAAGGCGGAGCGGGCTTTATCCCATCCCATCATCCACCTGGATCACGATTTGGTGATTGATTGGTATACGGAATCGCCGTTGGGAAATTTGTTGGCCGACGGGTTGCTGGATTGGGTGGAAGCGGAATGTGCGCTGGTCAACGCCGGACAGCTGCTGGGAAGTTTGGAGGCGGGACCCGTCACACGCGGCCGCATCCATCAAATCTGCCCCCATCCCATCAATCCGTGTGGAATGGACCTACCGGGTGCGATTATCCAAAAAACCTTGGAAGAGTCTCTCCTCCAGGGGGTACAACAAAAAGAAATCCGCGGCTTCGGGTTTCGGGGCCGACGCTTGGGAATGATGAACGTGGCCGGAATCGAGGTAGTCCATGATCCGGACGCCAGCTCAACCCCACGCATCCGGGAGATCCGAATCGCGGGTGAACCGCTGCAGCCGGACCGGTTGTACCGGGTGGCCACCATCGATATGTTTACCTTTGGGATCGGATATGAAGAGATCCAGAAAGGGACGGGCCTCCGCTTTTATCTGCCTGAGCTTTTACGGGATGTGATCGCCCATCATCTCACCGTTCCGGGGGCACCTGCACGGGCGCAAAAGCCGCGCTGGCACCAGGTGTGA
- a CDS encoding QueT transporter family protein, translating into MSARYLTTVAMIAAVYAVVTLAFAPLSYGPVQFRIAESLTVLPYLTPLAIPGLFIGAAAANLFSPVGFYDVIFGSLASLIAAWLTYRMPKPWLAPLPPVLVNAVIIGILLGTVSGLPIAVPAAMLYVGLGQTIVCYGLGLPFLYLLRRVRNQIPGVRTDR; encoded by the coding sequence ATGTCCGCCCGCTATCTGACGACTGTGGCCATGATTGCGGCGGTTTATGCCGTTGTCACGCTGGCATTTGCCCCACTGTCTTATGGGCCTGTCCAGTTTCGTATTGCAGAGAGTTTGACCGTTTTGCCGTATCTGACGCCGCTGGCGATCCCCGGCCTGTTTATCGGAGCGGCAGCGGCCAATTTATTCAGCCCCGTGGGCTTTTATGACGTGATTTTCGGGAGTTTGGCCTCCCTGATCGCCGCTTGGCTCACATACCGGATGCCCAAGCCTTGGCTGGCCCCCCTCCCGCCGGTACTGGTCAATGCCGTCATCATCGGGATTTTACTGGGAACCGTCAGCGGACTGCCCATTGCTGTACCCGCCGCCATGCTGTATGTGGGGCTGGGACAGACAATCGTCTGTTATGGATTGGGGCTTCCCTTTCTCTATCTCCTGCGGCGGGTTCGCAATCAAATTCCCGGGGTCCGAACCGACCGATAA
- the metE gene encoding 5-methyltetrahydropteroyltriglutamate--homocysteine S-methyltransferase produces the protein MNKEEERCIVTAIRTGNLGYPRIGSNREWKKHLESYWAGKIDETQLKEQMKKLRRQYLKTQQEKGVDWVPVGDFTFYDHVLDTAAMFGLIPKRFAHTGGPVSLDTYFAMARGNQGAVACEMTKWFNTNYHYIVPEFEPEITPLLTENKPLKAFEEAKQWGIKGKPVLLGPFTLLKLSKGYDSNQFADLLLETLVPLYEQVLKELETAGAEWVQMDEPSLVTDVNPKEWSWIDRAYSRLTTAAPRLRLLLQTYFDSATAYPSLIRLPVHGIGLDLVHGKKGNLDSLQAHGFPADKTLALGIIDGRNIWKTPLAEQLKLLEQIQSRVKPAEWWLQPSCSLLHVPVEAAQETGLRPELAGAIAFANEKLDELAVLAKGFKHGKTSISDSLQENTDAIKRFRNASFRHVSGLRETLANLSSEDFQRSHPFSERKQLQAESHPLPLFPTTTIGSFPQSADVRRARRKWRAGEWSEEQYESFLRDETARWIGIQEEIGLDVLVHGEFERTDMVEYFSDKLDGYSKTANGWVQSYGSRCVKPPIIHGDVAFLSPMTVKESVYAQSLTDKKVKGMLTGPTTMIRWSFVRDDLPVSEISLQIGYALRKEVEALEKEGIGIIQVDEPALREGLPLKQIDWKAYLEQAVQSFRLATSSVQPDTQIHTHMCYSEFHDIIEAIQALDADVISIESSRSHGELVRSFEEKTYTQGIGLGIYDIHSPRIPEEEEMARTIERALRVLPPSLFWINPDCGLKTRNEKETVESLVRMIQVAHRLREQWNETITPASR, from the coding sequence ATGAACAAAGAAGAGGAGAGATGCATCGTGACAGCAATACGCACCGGCAATCTGGGATATCCCCGGATCGGTTCCAACCGGGAATGGAAGAAGCATCTGGAGTCTTACTGGGCAGGTAAAATCGACGAAACCCAATTAAAGGAACAGATGAAAAAACTCCGCCGCCAATACCTAAAGACACAACAAGAAAAAGGGGTCGACTGGGTCCCGGTGGGCGACTTCACCTTCTACGATCACGTGTTGGATACCGCCGCCATGTTCGGCCTCATTCCCAAACGGTTTGCACATACGGGAGGACCCGTTTCGCTGGATACGTATTTTGCGATGGCCAGGGGAAATCAAGGAGCCGTCGCATGCGAAATGACCAAGTGGTTCAACACCAATTATCATTATATCGTGCCGGAGTTTGAGCCGGAAATCACTCCTCTCTTAACGGAAAACAAACCGCTGAAAGCGTTCGAAGAAGCCAAACAGTGGGGAATCAAGGGAAAACCCGTTCTGCTCGGCCCCTTCACCCTCTTAAAATTATCCAAAGGATATGACTCGAATCAATTTGCCGACCTGCTGTTGGAAACCCTGGTTCCCCTATATGAACAGGTGCTGAAGGAGCTGGAGACAGCCGGTGCCGAATGGGTGCAGATGGATGAACCGTCGTTGGTGACAGATGTGAATCCAAAAGAGTGGTCCTGGATCGACCGCGCATACAGCCGGTTGACGACAGCTGCCCCTCGGCTTCGTCTTCTCCTGCAAACCTATTTTGATTCCGCCACCGCTTATCCCAGCTTAATCCGTCTGCCCGTCCACGGAATCGGCCTGGATTTGGTCCATGGAAAAAAAGGAAACCTGGACTCCCTCCAAGCACATGGATTCCCTGCGGATAAGACATTGGCCCTCGGCATCATCGATGGGAGAAACATCTGGAAAACTCCTTTGGCCGAGCAGCTCAAGCTGCTGGAACAGATCCAGTCCCGGGTGAAACCCGCTGAGTGGTGGTTGCAACCCTCTTGCAGCCTGTTGCATGTACCGGTGGAAGCGGCACAAGAGACGGGACTGCGTCCGGAGTTGGCCGGGGCGATCGCCTTTGCCAATGAAAAGCTGGATGAGCTGGCCGTCCTGGCAAAAGGATTCAAGCACGGCAAAACAAGCATCTCCGATTCGCTTCAGGAAAACACGGACGCTATCAAACGATTCCGGAACGCTTCCTTCCGCCATGTGTCCGGTCTCCGTGAAACCCTGGCCAATCTTTCATCCGAGGATTTCCAGCGCAGTCATCCCTTCTCGGAACGAAAACAGCTCCAAGCCGAGTCCCATCCTCTTCCCCTGTTTCCCACCACCACCATCGGCAGCTTCCCGCAAAGTGCGGATGTTAGAAGAGCCCGGAGAAAGTGGCGGGCAGGGGAATGGAGCGAGGAACAGTATGAATCGTTTTTGCGGGATGAAACGGCCCGCTGGATCGGCATTCAGGAAGAAATCGGGCTGGATGTGTTGGTGCACGGGGAATTTGAACGAACGGACATGGTGGAATACTTCAGCGATAAACTGGACGGCTATTCAAAAACGGCAAACGGTTGGGTACAGTCCTACGGTTCCCGTTGTGTAAAGCCGCCGATCATCCATGGGGATGTGGCTTTCCTCTCCCCGATGACCGTCAAAGAGAGTGTGTACGCCCAATCTTTGACGGATAAAAAGGTAAAAGGGATGCTGACCGGTCCCACCACCATGATCCGCTGGTCCTTCGTGCGCGACGATCTGCCGGTAAGCGAGATTTCCCTGCAAATCGGTTACGCATTAAGAAAAGAAGTAGAAGCGTTGGAAAAAGAGGGAATCGGAATCATCCAAGTGGACGAACCCGCTTTGCGGGAAGGGTTACCACTGAAACAAATCGACTGGAAAGCGTATCTGGAACAAGCGGTTCAATCCTTCCGGCTGGCCACCTCTTCGGTCCAACCCGACACACAGATCCATACCCATATGTGTTACAGCGAGTTTCACGATATCATCGAGGCCATCCAGGCGTTGGATGCAGATGTGATTTCGATCGAATCCTCGCGCAGCCACGGTGAACTGGTCCGTTCGTTTGAAGAAAAAACGTATACCCAAGGAATCGGACTCGGCATCTATGATATCCACAGCCCGCGGATCCCGGAAGAAGAGGAGATGGCCCGGACAATTGAACGCGCCTTGCGCGTGCTGCCTCCCTCCCTGTTTTGGATCAATCCCGACTGCGGGTTAAAGACGCGCAACGAGAAAGAGACGGTGGAATCCCTGGTTCGGATGATTCAGGTGGCACATCGGTTACGAGAGCAGTGGAACGAAACCATCACCCCTGCATCTCGCTGA
- a CDS encoding DUF6154 family protein, with protein sequence MRFVDDIYSLYREQLEDDEENAISVVLNILEDQTRQDMMTLIEGMEDEEVIQMVGVYLVEMLKMKMAQDDNMDEESFIHRPRYH encoded by the coding sequence ATGCGTTTTGTTGACGACATCTATTCATTATACCGGGAACAACTGGAGGACGACGAAGAGAATGCGATTTCCGTCGTGCTCAACATCCTGGAGGACCAAACCCGTCAGGATATGATGACCTTGATTGAAGGGATGGAAGACGAGGAGGTCATCCAGATGGTGGGGGTGTATCTGGTCGAGATGCTGAAAATGAAAATGGCCCAGGATGATAACATGGATGAAGAGTCTTTTATCCACCGTCCCCGCTATCATTGA